The sequence CGGCGCCCTGAGACTCGGGGGCTCTGGGTCGCAGGCCACGTGGAGGATGTGCTGCTCATCATGGATGTGTACAAATTGGCACTGAGCTTCCAGTTGTGCCGCCTGGAGCAGCTGTGCCGCCAGTACATCGAGGCCTCCGTGGACCTGCAGAACGTGCTGGTCGTGTGCGAGAGTGCCGCCCGGCTGCAGCTGAGCCAACTCAAGGTGTGGGGTGGGGTCAGCACGATCGGGGTCAGATGGGGTGTGCTCAGGCTTTGGCCCCCTCCCTGCCCACCACTGTGAGCCCCTCGCCCAGCCTGGGACCCTGGCTTGaccctgcctgcctgcccgccTGTGCCTGTCTGCCCCAGGAGCACTGCCTGAACTTCGTGGTGAAGGAGTCCCACTTCAACCAGGTGATCATGATGAAGGAGTTCGAGCGCCTCTCCTCGCCGCTGATCGTGGAGATTGTGCGGCGGAAGCAGCAGCCACCCCCTCGCACTCCCTCGGACCAGCCAGTGGACATTGGTAGGGAGCCCCGTTCCCCTTCCCTCGGGGCTGGGAGGGATGGTGTTCATCTGTGGCAGGAGACTTGGGAGCCATGGAGAGCACCTGCCAGGCCctcggggtgggggtgggtgccaTGGGACCCCAGAGTGCTCTCCTGGGTACAGGGCAGAAACAGATGGAGGCAGAAGCCCCCAACCCATGGGGCTTGCCACAGTGGGCTGTGTCCTGGTGAGCTGGGATTTCCTGAGCCAATTTCTGGGGGTGGACATGGGTACCTCTTTTGGGCTGGGATGTCAGGTCTGATGGCCCAGGGTCACAGTGATCAGTCACTGGACTTCTCTTTGCTTATAATGTCACAGGCCCCTTCATTCCCCCAGCTCTCCTTGGGGGTCGTGCTGACCCCAGTTGCTGGCTCTTGGTGACATCTGCCGGCACCAGAGGCCATGCAGTGGGCCTGGAGGGGCTTGATCATGAGGGCAGCGAAGGGGGCACAGCAGGCTGGGTGGAAGATGAGACGCTGGGTGGTGGGCTGTGTGTTCGGCATAGTGCTCGAGTTGGCCAGGGCGCTGAGGGAGGACAGAATGTGGCTGATGGTGCCTCAGGGCCAGAGTGAAGCCTTCTGCCTGGGTGAAGTTTTGTTCAGAGCGGCAACATGGGCAGATGTGCAGGAAGATAGTGCCATGGCGCCCCAAGGCCAGAATCCCAGGCTGTACCTGCTCAGggtccctcccacccccaggcaCATCTCTGATCCAGGACATGAAGGCATACCTGGAGGGGGCGGGCGCAGAGTTCTGTGACATCACGCTGTTGCTGGATGGGCACCCACGGCCAGCCCACAAGGCTATCCTGGCAGCCCGCTCCAGGTGGGTGGGGGCTGGACGGGAGGGAAGGGTGGGCCTGGATGGTGTCTTCGTTCTGCTGACAGCCGGGTGCCTGCCGCTCATTGTCTACAGCTACTTTGAAGCCATGTTCCGGTCCTTCATGCCCGAGGACGGGCAGGTGAACATCTCCATCGGGGAGATGGTGCCCAGCAGGCAGGCCTTTGAGTCCATGCTGCGCTACATCTACTACGGCGAGGTCAACATGCCGCCTGAGGACTCGCTGCATCCTCACTCCCCAAGGAACTCCCAGGTCCCCACCAAGGGGTCCTGGCACCCACCTCGAGTGGCTTTGAGGCCCGCTTTCCTGCCCCAGCTAGGCGATCTGGGCCCAGCGCCTCCCTCCAGAGGATTTGCTGGTGCCTGGAGCTGGGCCAGGTGCTCTCCAAAGCAGCTGGCAGCTGGCAGGGAGGGGTTTGCAGCCAGGAGGAACCAGTGGGTTCCTGACCCTCACAACTGCCCAGAGGATGGGGTGGGTCATTGTTTTGTGTGACAGTTGAGCACAGACATGGAACTACTCCTCTTATGTCACTTCAGTAGGGGTCCAAACATGGAGGGTCACGATGCCTGTTAGGCTTGCAAGGCCATGGAATTGCGCTGCAGATGTACAGACAGTATTTTTCTGGGGAGGGGATTCATGGTATTTGGATCCTCAGTGGGGCCTTTGACCCACTGAGTAGTTCAGAATCCATTTAGAGAGCATGCTGGCGTGTGGGCTGGATTGGAGTCTGGCCCCTGGTGGGCTTGGGGCTCCACCTGCGCCCCTCCCTGTCCTTCCCTGGGAGGGTGTGGGCGGACCAGGTTCCTTTGGTCAGCTCCTTAACCAGGCCCCAGCTACTTGTTTGCGGCCCCCTACTACTACGGCTTCTACAACAACCGGCTGCAGGCGTACTGCAAACAGAACCTGGAGATGAATGTGACGGTGCAGAACGTACTGCAGGTAGCCCCCCAGCCCTGTGCCCACGGCTGCAGCTCCCACTGAGTGGGTGAAAGGGGCAGCGCCTCAAGGTCCCTGCCATTACAGATCCTGGAGGCAGCCGACAAAACGCAGGCGCTGGACATGAAGCGGCACTGCCTGCACATCATCGTGCACCAGTTCACCAAGGTCAGGGCTCTGGCCTCCCCTTCAGGACTTGCTTCCCCTCAGCAGTGGGCACGCCCAGGCAGGGAGGGGTGCCCAGGCTCTGTGGTCCCCTGCAGTGGTGGGTCCTGGGGGGTGAGCGAGCAGAGCAGCCCACCACTGGCTGCACCTTGCTTCATCCTTGGGACTAGCCTGAGCCCCGAGCAGCGTGGGCCCCAGAGGGCTCCACTGCCCACCATGGCCCTTATGTGGATCTGGTCCCATCTCCTTCCGGCCTGCTTGCCTTGCAGGTCTCCAAGCTGCCCACGCTGCGGTCGCTGAGCCAACAGCTGCTGCTGGACATCATAGACTCCCTGGCCTCCCATATCTCAGACAAGCAGTGTGCAGAGCTGGGCGCCGACATCTGAGGCCCTGTGGCGCCTGCCCATTGTGAAGAATTGCCgtgcctgcctgccctgcccactGAGAAGACTACTGGCTATGCGTCTGCCTATGGCAGAGTGGGTGCACCTGCCAGGCCGAGAGTCGGGGTGCCCAGAGCCTCCAAAGAGAGCTGAGGGGATGTGGGGCCCCAATCTCCTCAATTCACTGAAGACACAGGTCCCACAGAGAGCAGATGATAGCAGATGATGAAGCAGACCCCCTCCCCTGTCATCACCCTCTCCTGATGTGATGTGGATGTGAGGCCACGGCTCAGTAATGGGCTCACCACCTGGAAGTGGGGAGAGACCTTGGGCCTCCCACCCAGTGGTGCTTGGCCTGGCTCCTATGGCCTGGGTGTGTTGTAGACCCAGGCACTGGGGCCTGTCACCAAGGCTCCTCCAACATGCGGGAGGCTTAGCAGACTTGCGCTGCACCATGGAATCTGCCTGGGCTGCTCCTGTCCCGCCCACCCTCACTGAGATCCATGTAAGGGGCTCCTTTTCCCACCCGGAACTTGTGAGTGTGGACCCATGATGTGTGGGTCTCACCTGACTTGAGGTGAATTTTGGAGTAAGGGCCCTGAGGTCAGCTCCCAGGTCAGTCGTGCTGGGCCAGGCCTGGTTTTCACAGGGGCTGAAGGATCCCAGTCCACCTGTGTGCATGTCAGGGCTCAGCCGGGACGAAGCCAGCCAATCCTGCATGTCCCTTGCTGAGTATTCTGTCACAGACAAGCCTCCATTAAAGCCACAGCAGTGCTACCTACCACACACACCTTGCTGGCCCAGCCAACACTGCTGGCCTCAGCCCCTCGGCCCTCCTGCAGCCGAGGACTGGCTCTGGAGCCCATGGCTTAGCAGATCCCCAGATGTAGGTCAGTTGGTCTTACCTGTCTCTATCCATGCTGTCAACTGCCCCCACCTGGGGTCACCCAGTCACACTAGGGAGAAGGGCTATGAAGGCATCCAGGCTGGCCCCTCCCAGGGGAATCCTGGAGGCCTGGGGTGGGCTCCTGCCCCTTCTGCCCTGCCTTGCCCCTGCACTGTGGTCTTGGCTCCTGTGGAAGGCAGGCTGCCCTCTCGCCCTAGTGAGGGCCCCATGTGAATCCACTCTGATGCTGGGGAACCAGTGCTCCCTTATTGGGAAGAGGATTCCAGGACCCCTTTTTTGTCGTGGCTGCCATGAAGCCACAACTCACCTTAGGGAAGTGACCTGCTCTCCTCTGGCTGTATGCAGGTGGAAGGGGGCCTTGAGTGGCAAGTTGCTAACAGGAACAGATCCATAGGCAGCCTGCAGGCTAGGAAGTGGCCTGGTTCAAGATGAGCTGGGAACAAGAGAGGAGCGAGCGGGAGCTAGGgcagaggctgagccaggaggccCATGCAGTGATGACACAGCAGGCCCAGGACCATGGCTAGGAGGTAAATGTCAGCACCTGGAAGTGGAGTGCAGGCTGGGGCAGCCAgccatgtgggccaggtgcaTTCACTCAGAGTGGGGCCACAGAGCCACCTACCCAGTTTCCACATGAGGCTCCTGCCACACCCACAGGGCAGCCTCCTACAAATCCCTCTCCTGGACAGGTCAGCCCAGAAGCCTCCTTGAACTAGTCTGCAAACCCTGCTCTATGCTGACCCTTGTCGCTAAACCCTCAACTGTCTCTTCTTGACttatatgaataaatgaaattatatgccAAGGGCCCTAAAAAGCAAATTTTACAGAATTGTGTGGCAGTTTCTGGGAGTAAAATGAATTCAGTTGTGCTCCTTGGCAGGGAGAGGCCATGCTTGCAGTGAGTCACCCCACACACAGAGCTGTTGGAGAATTACAGCTGCAGCAAGGCCTTCCAGGTTCTGGGAGTTGAAGGAAAAGGATGCCGAGGCCAGAACCTGAGGGCTTGTCTCCCAAGTTCTAGCCACCTCTTCCTAGATTTCCAGGGGCTAGCTTGTTGGGGCTTCACTACCTGCTGACATGCCCCAGGAGGCTGATGACTGTCGTCGTCGTCCCTGTTTTTCGAATAGAGATGGTAGTGAAGGGGGACGGGGAGAGGGTTGCCCTGCTTACCCACCAGGCTGATGGGGCCTGTGGACAGAAGCCTGTCATGCCCCTGCTTGAGAAGCGAATCTGGACTGGGTTCCAGAAGTGTTCTCAAAGGGGCTGGCTGGTTTACGTCAGGGCTGTTTCAGATCCTATGGAAAGAGCACCTGGAGCTTCAGAGAACCCTGTGGGGCATGGAGCTGCACTAGCAGGGCTGTCTGCCACCAGTAGCTCTGAAGTGTGACAGCCAGGCTCTCTGTTCTCCTTGGCAAAGAGCTTGGACTGAGCCCTCTGGAAGCTGCAGCCACTGTCTGGGACAGCAAGCTTAGTACTCAGAGGGGCTCCAGCCCCCAGCTGAGCCATACAGCAGGCCCTCTGTCTAGAATCCGCTTTATTATGGCACCTGGTGGGATctgagggaggaagaggcagcagCCTTGCTGGGCAGCCCCTCAGTCAGTCCAGCGGCACCTCCCTTAGGCCATGCTGCTGCTCAGCTGCATGGCAAAGTCCTGCACATGCTCCTTCAGAGTCTGGCGGGCATCCGCCTGTGCCCTCTTCTCCCGTGCCCGCTCCTGCTGCAGCTTGGTTAGTCTCAGCCGCAGCCGCTGCTCCCGCCGCTTGCAGGCCTGCAGCTGGCGCTGGGCCTTGTCAAGGGCATCAAGGGCTGCCTCAGCTCGTCGCTTCCAGAGTAAGGCGCTGCCCACCTGGTAGCTGTGTTCATTCTGGATGTAGGCTCCAGCGGGTGGGGGCAGGCGCAGCATATAGGCTGAGGGGGAGACTGGCCGTGGCTCGAGAGGGGAGGGCTGCCGCTCTGGCGAAGGCTGGGCACTGCAGCCTGCTTCatctgcctgggcacccagggGGCCCAGTAGGTCTGAAAAGGGGCTGCTAAGGCCAGGCTCCAGCCTCCCTGCTGGGGAAGCCGGCAAAGTGGCAGGTGCTGAGGCCTCTTCCACAGGAAAGCAGGTGACATCAGCAGGTGGAGGTGGAGAAAATGGAGTTGTGGGCCCTCGGCCTTCGGAGCAGCTAGTAAGGGGGAAAAGAGATACTGATGGGCTAGGCTGAGGGCTTGCCAGACCACACTCCACCAGTCCACCTGATCCCCTTAACGCCCAAACCCGATCCACAGATTCTGTGCAGCAAGAACCCTGTCCAGTTAAGACTGCTGGCAGACCCCCTAGGGCCCAGTCTCTCAGCCTAGGGGTAGGAGTGGGGCATCCCCCACCCATACCACATACCGCTTCCTGCATCGTCTGAGCCGGCTGACTTCAGGGGGGCCAGGTGGATAACTGTGTCCTTTGGTTTTGGTTGTCCTGCGCAACTTGGAGAAAGACTCAAATATGGTGGGGACTGCCCCCTCCTTTAGCCTGTGATATCCGCTGTGGGGAAAAGCAACCCAGATGAGCTGGAGAGCAAGTGCTGCCTCCCCAGGCCAATCTGCCCCCAGCACCAGCGCAGTGGGAGGCTGGAAGGCACCGCGCAAACAATAGGTCTGGGGAATGCCAAGTCAGAGCCACACCAATCGCTTCCCTGCAGGACCCCTCAAAGTCGAGGTGCGTGGAAAACCTGCACAAGCAGAGCTGGGCTGACCAGCCAAAAAGAATTCTTTGATTTGTGGACTTGCTGGCAAGACTGGGGCTCTGAAAAATCCTCTCTGGAAAGGCTCAAGTTTTTCCCCGTGTCACGGCACAGTGATCCTGGGGGTGGGTCTCACTGTACAGAGCTGGGAAGAGGAAACAGCCCCCTCGGACGCAGGCTGCTCAAGGGACTTCAGGACCTGCAGCTGTCCCAATCCGCCAGAGGCCCCACGTCCTACCCCAATCCTCACCTGATTCCCACCAGCTCAAAGCAGTTCTCCTCAAAGTGTTTGGAGCAGAAGTAGATGTACTCGGATGCCGGGTCCCACAGGCCCTGGCCGCTGGGGTCCAGCCGCTGGCAGTTGGCCAGCCACAAGCCTCGCCTCGGGTTGTCCTTCTTGGGAAGTCTGTGGAGCCACAAACCCGTGAGCACCAGGCTGTCCATAGCCCTGGGCTCATGCTGCCCAAGCTCCCCAGGGGGAAAACGCAGACCCAACACGCGCCGCCACGAGACCTCCCTGCGACCCCGCCAGGTAAGCACCACCGCCCCGGCACAGACGAGGCAATGGGAGTCTCGAGAAGAAAAACAGTTTCCTCAGCGTCGTCTGGCAGGTAACAGAGTGGGGCACGTCCAAGCCGGCGAGACTTCCCGTCCTCCCCGTCCCGACTGCATTTGGTCCCGCGGGGACCGTCCCGCTCCGCCTCCCACCCACAGGTTCAAGCCTCCTCAGGATCCGAGAAAGGCGCGAAGCCTCTACGCAGTTGCGGCCCGAGGCGAGCAACGACTAGCGCATGCGCACGAGAACCCGCGCACGCGCGCTGACCTGTGGAAGGAGATGCCGCGGTTGCGCGTCTCGCGCGTGTCCCGTGTGCAGCAGCCGGCAGCGGAGCAGTGACGCGGCATCTGGGGAAGAGGCGGGAGTTAAGTCGCAAGCGGCTGTCCGGGCTTCCAGAGGAGCCTCGCGCCTCTAGCCGCCGCTCCTCCCCAAAGGGCTCTGGCCCGTCGGGGTGTCCCCCGGCCCGTTGTTGCCCCAACCCCGTCCCAGCCGGTTTCTTGACTTCTGTCAGCGGCACTCACGGTCTGGCCATTGCTGCGCCGCCGAAGTCTCGCGAGGGGTAGCGCGCGCCGGAAGTTGGTACCATAGAGACTGGAGAGCTGGAGGAGCTCCgccgcggggcggggcggggcgaggtcCTAGCGAGCTGGGTTCGGAAGCGGCGCGAGTGTGCGAGTCTCTGTTGCGCCCGCGTCGTCCTAGCTCCTTGGACTACCAGTGTTGTCGCCCATGTGGGCTTCTCTTTCGTCGGTTCAGGCCTCACTCTTCTCCGTAAACACTCCGGCACGATGAAGCGGCCCCAGTGTACGGGTCGGCCCGGGAGCGGAAAGCTGCAGTGTCCTGGGAGCCTCGAAAGCCGCGGGGGCGGCAGCTCGCTTCCGGAAGACCTCTGACTGACGAAAGAAAACGGGGCCTGGGACGCTTGCACAAAAGAACCCGACAAAAACCAGAGCCGGCACTCACTCTCGTACCGGAGAGGTGGACTTGAGGGAGGGCAGGGTATGCCCCTGAGTACACTGGGGACGTGTGCTGGGCCGGAGGTTCCATTGTAGCCAGCTTCGGCAGGGGCGTGACGGAGGGGGGGAAAGGCTGAGGATGCCGGTATGACAGGCAGCGTCGGGAACTGCTCCTGCGAAGCCGGTGGACACATGACCCGGCGGGCTGCTTGAGTCCTCATCTCCTCCCGTAAGACTCAGTGAAAATAGCCGCTCCATTCAAGGGCTTCAGAAGGTTTAAAtgcaaaataggccgggcgcggtggctcaacgcctgtaatcccagcactttgggaggccaaggcgggcggatcacaagatcaggaaatggagaccatcctgccaacatggtgaaacctcgaatctactgaaaatacaaaaaaaaaaaaaaaaaaaaaagctgggtgtggtggtgcgcgcctgtagtcccagctagtccggaggctgaggcaggagaatcgcttgaacccgggaggcagaggctgcagcgagcggagatcatgccactgcactccagcctgggcgacagagtgagactccggctcaaaaaaaaaaaaaaaaaaaaaaaagtaaagcatttTGTCCTAATTCTTTCAGTTAGTGTTTTGAAGCCAGCATCAGGAAAGTAATGCAATTACTAAACATACTGGCATGCTTAATTTCTTCAAGAAaacaaattggccgggcgcggtggctcacacctgtaatcccagcactttgggaggccgaggcgggtggatcacgaggtcaggagatccagaccatcctgggtaacacggtgaaaccccgtctctactaaaaatacaaaaattagcagggcgtggtggcgggcaccacTCCGTtgagacttcgtttcaaaaaaaaatgaaacaaatcgATGTTTTTTCCCGTAGAAATGCACTTGGAAGAGAAAGGTTATCTGGAGGAGGAATCTCTCAAAGTACAACATAGGAGAAAGACAATATCGCAatacagaaattttatttatttattgagacggagtctcgctctgtcacccaggctggagtgcagtggggcgatctcagctcactgcaaactctgcctcctgggttcacgccattctcctgcctcggcctcccgagtacctgggaccacaggcgcatgctgccacgcccggctaatttgcaATACAGAAATTTTAATAGATAATTAGCTCTTCTAACGTTATGGTGGGGAATACAGAGGGATGGTTGCCTGCCGCACCCTCCCCTCACTATTCTTCGCCttcttcagcctcagcttccATGGAATCCATGCCCACCTCTTCATAATCCTTTTCCAGAACTGCCAGATCCTTGCGGGCCTCGGAGAATTCCCCCTCTGCCATGCCTTCCCCCACCTATCAGTGCACTAAAGCGCACTTGGCCGAACTTACGatccaggcaggcccaggccttcGTGATGGCCATGGTGTTGCTCAGCATGCACACCGCCCACTGCACCTTGGCCAGGTCTCCCACAGGGACTACTGTGGGGGGCTAGTAGTTAATGCCCACCTGTCAGAGATGGGCAGCATAGAATGAAGTTTATATTGGCCTCAGAAATGGTAGCTCATTAAAAATTAGAGCTGTGGACCAGTTCCAACACTgtgttttaagaatttttggCATTATCTGTTATCTATTGACAATATCCTTTGatgacttcctttttctttttttcttcttcctcctttttttttttattgctgttgttgttaagACAGGGTCtagcactgttgcccaggctggagtgcagtggtgcagttgcggctcactgcaacctctgtctcccaggttcaagcgattctcctacctcagcgtcctgagtagctgggattacaggcatgtaagaTGGAGCCCGGAAgacagagatttcagtgagccgagattttgccactgcactccagcctgggctacagagtgagactctgtctcggaaaatatatatgtgtgtgtgtgtgtgtatatcccATATTACCCATACAGTAAAACACCTGAACAAGAATGAGAATCCTGTCTTGGGATATAAATACATCCAAGGTATATTGtatactttgtaaaaaaaaaaaaaagtgagttgaAATCTGTATTTGTGTGCAAAAAAATCTATGTAATAACATACACAGGCTAGAGCCTTGGGCAGCTAGGGTAGCATCATGCCGGAGGAGGACAAACGCCTACCGAGGCGGTGACCCTACCCTGCCCTAACAAGCACTTAGCAGTTAGCAGCAGCTAGATACAGACAGACTC comes from Macaca mulatta isolate MMU2019108-1 chromosome 10, T2T-MMU8v2.0, whole genome shotgun sequence and encodes:
- the THAP7 gene encoding THAP domain-containing protein 7 yields the protein MPRHCSAAGCCTRDTRETRNRGISFHRLPKKDNPRRGLWLANCQRLDPSGQGLWDPASEYIYFCSKHFEENCFELVGISGYHRLKEGAVPTIFESFSKLRRTTKTKGHSYPPGPPEVSRLRRCRKRCSEGRGPTTPFSPPPPADVTCFPVEEASAPATLPASPAGRLEPGLSSPFSDLLGPLGAQADEAGCSAQPSPERQPSPLEPRPVSPSAYMLRLPPPAGAYIQNEHSYQVGSALLWKRRAEAALDALDKAQRQLQACKRREQRLRLRLTKLQQERAREKRAQADARQTLKEHVQDFAMQLSSSMA